The proteins below are encoded in one region of Centropristis striata isolate RG_2023a ecotype Rhode Island chromosome 12, C.striata_1.0, whole genome shotgun sequence:
- the LOC131981943 gene encoding charged multivesicular body protein 1B2-like translates to MSNMEKHLFNLKFAAKELQRNSKKCDKDERAEKSKVKQAIQKGNTEAARIHAENAIRQRHQSINFLRMSARVDAVASRVQTAVTMNQVSKSMSGVVKSMDATLKSMNLEKISALMDKFENQFETLDVQTAQMEDTMGNTTTLTTPQNEVDTLLHEMADEAGLDLNLELPAGQTSSLASSVASTEQDELSQRLSRLRDQVS, encoded by the exons ATGTCGAATATGGAGA AGCACTTGTTCAACCTCAAGTTTGCTGCCAAGGAGCTACAACGCAACTCCAAGAAATGTGACAAAGATGAAAGAGCAGAGAAGTCTAAAGTGAAGCAG GCTATCCAGAAGGGAAACACAGAGGCAGCCAGGATCCATGCAGAGAATGCAATTCGTCAGAGGCATCAGTCCATTAACTTCTTGAGGATGAGTGCACGTGTTGACGCTGTGGCTTCCAGGGTCCAGACTGCTGTCACTATGAACCAG GTATCCAAATCCATGTCTGGAGTGGTCAAATCTATGGATGCTACACTGAAGAGTATGAACTTGGAGAAG ATCTCCGCATTAATGGACAAGTTTGAAAACCAATTTGAAACTCTTGATGTGCAGACTGCTCAGATGGAAGACACGATGGGCAACACCACCACTCTGACAACACCTCAG AATGAAGTGGATACGCTGTTGCATGAGATGGCTGATGAAGCAGG gttgGATCTTAACCTGGAGCTTCCTGCAGGCCAGACTTCCTCACTGGCTTCATCTGTGGCATCAACAGAGCAG GATGAGCTCTCCCAGAGGCTGTCCAGACTGCGAGACCAGGTGTCGTAA
- the LOC131981942 gene encoding mucin-2, translating into MPQQQGSSMSETKPSQRFHSLNAEQVEVLHQVLSDVVPIHGRGNFPTLELRPRDIIIAVRARLQRQGITVRDVRLNGSTASHVLVRDNGTSYKDLDIIFGVELPSQEEFQVIKESVLGCLLDCLPAGVNRERISSATMKEAYVQKMVKVFNEHDRWSLISLSNNSGKNLELKFVSTLRRQFEFSVDSFQIILDRLLESYMQQDSQHRNNTVVLKEQPAENQNKDSQSLRKQATAPETEKSSGRDLSSKEGAQTQQRDEVPEKESQTEQQAEHSNHSKVEKDNKEKTPVELKEESEPRGTINETDCSEQTSPDLSSEEKQTSEKAEPPSQIELRDEPELSDSTECSTKVEEPEEKTEPCNDQQPAHSNHKELSVQKEQSNHTKPPDEQKELTEQMGQSEPPKTSNKTQTESLNLAQECHSADFSEDQRSDEKDETQHVTAPDSSTASHAKIETQLADDIKVETETDEQAEKNTETEISEVAEEILASEAKNLEDTQGIDCSCSTSSISLTPHNTEPAGTQDTLEIHSTLHTDNSDKTPNTLDAVSPPDTQDILPAPPSLVSDKKTSSSPSSKASERLSHMVVLKHSSPKPPRRMCRKVTPSPYPSPVSESEPAIDPNPCPSPEPEVAFDPKPPTPSSDPTTTPTTSISTKTTPGSEPNPSSNLASNLDLTPAPDPAPDTMSTPAVDPMSALPQEPSSSQPITESSCETSIRSQKETPSTHEACDEESQPPLIETLPAAKQSEPLDSVDTLVSHTDTSSSNTQEPVHTSEVELSDEDENRKPQTQKMDLNQPNSSPQEATLSSPSSHCVTPPVACLTPPVLSLSPPCFTPSPPSLSPPPCLTPPSHGLSSPLLNTISPATSFSSPPLSFSPTSSCLSSPPYLTPPMLSLSPPPLCLSPPSPCLSPPLLCLTPPVESEDLVPQVSSDMEPLILSTDSEEQIKESSPQPGIPLLQLEDKKEQDYISSSPRVAEPVSFPITIPSSTSHVLPHSQSEGPEESAPPRAEEAPSSVPENKEVPEVTADMPGQSNAPQASGSVPAVEVLAESMYGDFEAAMDHLRYRLIATRNPEEIRGGGLLKYSNLLVRDYRPASETQIKTLERYMCSRFFIDFPDVQEQQRKILSYLKNHFIGEERSKYQYLMTLRRVVDDSTVCLMGHERRQTLNMITVLALKVLGEQNIIPNTDHVTCFYQPAPYLADHSAPYMAEPSYCSYYIPQGGSTLLYQPYPLHLHTQTGLV; encoded by the exons ATGCCACAGCAACAG GGCAGCAGCATGTCTGAAACTAAACCCAGCCAGCGGTTCCACAGCCTGAACGCTGAGCAGGTTGAAGTTCTACACCAGGTTCTGTCAGACGTGGTTCCAATCCACGGCCGCGGGAACTTTCCCACGTTGGAGCTGCGTCCTCGAGACATCATCATAGCTGTGCGGGCCAGGCTGCAGAGACAGGGCATCACAGTGAGAGATGTCCGTCTGAACGGCTCCACGGCCAGCCACGTCCTCGTCCGAGACAACGGAACCAGCTACAAGGACCTGGACATCATCTTTGGAGTGGAGTTGCCCAGTCAGGAGGAGTTCCAG GTGATCAAAGAGTCCGTGCTGGGCTGCTTGCTGGACTGCCTACCTGCTGGGGTCAACAGGGAGCGGATCAGCAGCGCCACAATGAAGGAGGCCTACGTCCAGAAAATGGTCAAGGTCTTCAACGAGCACGACCGCTGGAGCCTCATCTCACTCTCAAACAACAGCGGCAAGAACCTGGAGCTCAAATTTGTGAGCACGCTGAGGCGGCAGTTTGAGTTCAGTGTCGACTCTTTCCAGATCATTCTGGATCGTCTCCTGGAGTCCTACATGCAGCAGGACTCACAGCACCGAAATAATACTGTTGTTCTTAAGGAGCAGCCTGCAGAGAATCAGAATAAGGACTCTCAGTCTCTGCGCAAACAGGCCACCGCTCCAGAAACAGAGAAGTCCTCTGGTAGAGACTTATCCAGCAAAGAGGGGGCACAGACACAACAGAGGGATGAGGTGCCTGAAAAGGAGTCCCAGACAGAACAACAAGCTGAACATTCAAACCACTCCAAAGTTGAGaaagacaataaagaaaaaacacctgTGGAGCTGAAAGAAGAGTCAGAACCCAGAGGAACCATCAACGAGACAGACTGCTCTGAGCAGACATCTCCAGACCTTTCGTCAGAAGAGAAACAAACCTCTGAGAAGGCTGAACCACCATCTCAGATTGAACTCAGAGACGAGCCAGAGCTCTCAGACAGCACCGAATGCTCAACAAAGGTGGAAGAGCCCGAGGAGAAAACCGAGCCCTGTAATGACCAACAACCAGCACATTCAAATCACAAGGAACTCTCTGTCCAGAAAGAACAATCCAATCACACTAAACCCCCTGATGAACAGAAAGAACTCACAGAGCAGATGGGGCAGTCCGAGCCGCCAAAAACCTCAAACAAAACCCAAACAGAGTCTCTAAACCTGGCACAAGAATGTCACAGTGCTGACTTTTCTGAGGATCAGAGAAGCGATGAGAAAGATGAAACACAACATGTGACTGCTCCAGACTCTAGCACAGCTTCACATGCAAAGATAGAGACACAGTTAGCAGATGATATAAAAGTagaaacagagacagatgaGCAAGCGGAGAAAAACACTGAGACAGAAATAAGTGAAGTGGCAGAAGAGATTTTAGCATCAGAAGCAAAAAACCTAGAAGACACACAGGGTATCGATTGTTCCTGCTCCACCTCTTCCATATCCCTTACACCTCACAACACAGAGCCTGCTGGCACACAGGATACACTGGAGATTCACAGCACACTACACACAGATAACTCAGATAAAACACCAAACACACTTGATGCCGTCAGCCCTCCAGATACTCAGGATATTTTACCTGCACCACCCAGCCTTGTTTCTGACAAAAagacctcctcttctccctcctcaAAGGCCTCAGAGAGACTGTCTCACATGGTGGTGCTCAAACACTCGTCCCCAAAACCCCCTCGGAGGATGTGTAGGAAGGTAACCCCCAGTCCTTACCCAAGCCCAGTCTCTGAAAGCGAACCTGCTATAGATCCAAACCCCTGCCCGAGCCCTGAACCTGAAGTAGCTTTTGACCCAAAGCCACCAACTCCCAGTTCAGACCCTACAACTACACCAACAACCAGTATATCTACTAAAACCACCCCTGGGTCTGAACCCAACCCTTCCAGTAACCTAGCTTCAAACCTAGACCTTACCCCAGCTCCTGATCCAGCCCCTGATACAATGTCCACCCCTGCTGTGGATCCCATGTCTGCTTTACCTCAAGAGCCATCATcctctcagccaatcacagagagTTCATGTGAGACAAGTATCCGAAGCCAAAAAGAGACACCATCTACGCATGAGGCTTGTGATGAGGAAAGCCAGCCCCCCCTTATCGAAACTCTCCCTGCAGCCAAACAATCAGAGCCTCTTGACTCAGTGGACACGTTAGTCTCACACACTGATACGTCCAGCTCAAACACCCAAGAACCTGTACATACCTCAGAAGTTGAGCTCAGTGATGAAGATGAAAATAGAaaaccacagacacaaaagaTGGACTTGAATCAGCCGAACAGCAGCCCACAAGAGGCCACACTTAGTTCCCCCTCTTCCCACTGTGTCACCCCCCCTGTTGCCTGTCTCACCCCTCCTGTACTAAGTCTTTCGCCTCCCTGCTTCACTCCCTCACCCCCCAGCCTCAGCCCTCCCCCATGCCTGACCCCTCCCTCCCACGGCCTCTCATCTCCACTGTTAAACACCATCAGCCCTGCCACCAGCTTCAGCTCTCCCCCCCTGAGTTTCAGCCCAACCTCCTCCTGCCTCAGCTCACCTCCTTACCTCACCCCTCCTATGCTTAGCCTCAGCCCACCTCCACTCTGTCTTAGCCCCCCTTCCCCATGCCTCAGCCCAcctctcctctgtctcactCCACCAGTGGAGTCAGAGGACCTTGTACCTCAGGTATCTTCAGACATGGAGCCTTTGATACTGAGCACAGACAGCGAGGAGCAGATTAAAGAGTCCTCCCCTCAGCCAGGAATTCCTCTCCTACAGTTGGAGGATAAAAAGGAACAAGATTACATCTCATCGTCGCCTCGGGTCGCAGAGCCTGTCTCTTTTCCAATCACAATCCCGAGCTCCACCTCACATGTGCTGCCTCACTCTCAGTCTGAAGGCCCAGAGGAATCGGCCCCTCCAAGAGCCGAGGAGGCACCCAGCTCTGTGCCTGAGAACAAAGAGGTCCCTGAGGTAACTGCAGACATGCCTGGACAGAGCAACGCTCCTCAGGCATCTGGCTCGGTCCCTGCTGTCGAGGTCCTGGCAGAGAGTATGTACGGTGACTTTGAGGCAGCCATGGACCACCTGCGCTACCGCCTAATCGCTACCAGGAACCCTGAAGAGATCCGAGGCGGGGGCTTGCTGAAATACAGCAACCTGTTGGTCAGGGACTACCGGCCGGCCAGCGAGACTCAGATAAAGACATTGGAGCGCTACATGTGCTCTCGCTTTTTCATCGACTTCCCTGATgtgcaggagcagcagaggaagatCCTGTCCTACTTGAAGAACCACTTTATCGGCGAGGAGAGAAGCAAGTACCAGTACCTGATGACGCTGCGTCGCGTGGTGGATGACAGCACAGTGTGTCTGATGGGACACGAGAGGCGTCAGACACTGAACATGATCACAGTGCTGGCACTGAAGGTTCTAGGAGAGCAGAACATTATCCCCAACACAGACCATGTGACATGCTTCTACCAGCCCGCCCCATACCTCGCCGATCACAGTGCCCCATATATGGCAGAACCAAGCTACTGCAGCTACTACATACCCCAAGGGGGATCAACTCTGCTGTATCAACCGTACCCCttacacctgcacacacagactGGACTAGTCTGA
- the LOC131982381 gene encoding non-histone chromosomal protein HMG-14A-like, translated as MPKRKNNTEEKEEPQRRSLRLSAKPAAPKPEPKVKKAAKKEKAVNDKKEDKKTKKAKENAEAEANEENHSENGEAKTNEVEAAPEEAKEEAKSE; from the exons ATGCCCAAGAGAAAG aataatactgaagagaaggaggag ccCCAGAGGAGATCTCTTCGGTTATCAGCG AAACCGGCCGCTCCCAAGCCAGAACCAAAGGTGAAGAAGGCAGCAAAG AAAGAAAAGGCTGTGAATGACAAGAAAGAGGACAAGAAGACCAAGAAGGCAAAGGAGAACGCAGAAGCGGAGGCAAACGAGGAAAACCACTCTGAGAACGGAGAGGCCAAGACCAACGAG GTGGAGGCAGCCCCCGAGGAGGCCAAGGAGGAGGCCAAGTCAGAGTAG